Proteins from a single region of Juglans microcarpa x Juglans regia isolate MS1-56 chromosome 5S, Jm3101_v1.0, whole genome shotgun sequence:
- the LOC121267525 gene encoding UDP-glycosyltransferase 43-like, which translates to MGKTRSKCTLNLQKRVVNPMATGKLELVFISTPGIGNLVPLFEFAHLLVDHDPRFSATILIVTMPQRPLVNTYVQSRAAAAASNIRLIHLPAVETPSPDQFQNSIAYISMLIEKHRPHVKHAITDLMAAAIESDSNHFPSRIAGLFIDMFTTSMIDVANELGIPCYLYFASPATFLGFMLHLPILDSKLNPTDLSGLDSDLVLPEFVNPVPPSVLPSSVLQKEGYAWFLHHARRYAETKGIIVNTFVELEPHSVNGVRSRQVPAVYPIGPALDLAGPAQWHPDQVHHRKVMTWLDDQPPSSVVFLCFGSMGSLSGPQVKEIAIGLERTGLHFLWALRGPPKTQLHLPSEYKDPNEVLPNGFLERTAGVGLVCGWVSQVSILAHKAIGGFVSHCGWNSILESLWHGVPIATWPVYAEQQMNAFQMVRELGLAVEITLDYRAGSDLVVADEVERGIKRLMDGDDEVRRKVKEMGKKSRMAMMENGSSYTSLGALIEALVGN; encoded by the coding sequence ATGGGAAAAACAAGGTCAAAATGCACATTAAATTTGCAGAAAAGGGTAGTAAACCCCATGGCCACCGGAAAGTTGGAGTTAGTGTTCATTTCCACACCTGGGATCGGAAACCTCGTCCCTCTCTTTGAGTTCGCGCACCTTCTTGTCGATCATGACCCTCGATTTTCTGCCACCATACTCATCGTCACCATGCCTCAAAGACCCCTCGTCAACACCTACGTACAATCACGCGCCGCCGCCGCAGCCAGTAACATCCGATTAATCCACCTCCCTGCGGTGGAAACTCCCTCACCCGATCAGTTCCAAAATTCCATAGCCTACATATCCATGCTCATCGAGAAACACAGGCCCCACGTAAAGCATGCGATCACCGACCTCATGGCGGCGGCAATCGAGTCAGACTCCAACCACTTTCCGTCCAGGATCGCAGGGTTATTCATCGACATGTTTACGACTTCCATGATCGACGTGGCGAACGAGCTCGGCATTCCTTGCTACCTCTACTTCGCGTCTCCGGCGACGTTTCTCGGCTTCATGCTTCATCTTCCGATTCTAGATTCCAAACTCAACCCCACCGATTTGTCTGGCTTGGACTCCGATTTGGTCCTCCCGGAATTCGTGAACCCGGTTCCTCCAAGCGTGTTGCCTTCATCGGTGTTGCAGAAAGAAGGGTACGCCTGGTTTTTGCACCATGCACGCAGGTACGCGGAAACAAAGGGTATTATCGTAAATACGTTTGTGGAGCTGGAGCCTCATTCGGTCAACGGAGTCCGTAGCCGTCAAGTGCCAGCGGTTTATCCAATAGGGCCCGCTCTCGACCTTGCAGGACCGGCCCAATGGCATCCAGACCAGGTCCACCACAGAAAGGTTATGACGTGGCTTGACGATCAACCTCCATCGTCAGTGGTGTTTCTCTGCTTTGGTAGCATGGGAAGTCTTAGTGGGCCTCAAGTGAAAGAGATAGCAATTGGGCTTGAACGAACTGGGCTCCATTTTTTGTGGGCACTACGTGGGCCGCCGAAGACCCAATTACACCTCCCGAGTGAGTACAAAGATCCAAACGAGGTCTTACCGAATGGGTTCTTGGAACGGACGGCCGGGGTTGGCCTTGTGTGCGGATGGGTCTCACAAGTGTCGATCCTGGCCCACAAGGCAATCGGAGGGTTCGTGTCGCACTGTGGCTGGAACTCCATCTTGGAGAGTTTATGGCATGGCGTGCCAATTGCCACGTGGCCTGTTTATGCAGAGCAACAGATGAACGCCTTCCAGATGGTGAGGGAACTGGGATTAGCGGTGGAAATCACGTTAGATTACAGGGCTGGTAGTGATCTGGTGGTGGCGGATGAGGTGGAAAGAGGAATAAAACGTTTGATGGACGGTGATGATGAGGTTAGGAGAAAAGTGAAGGAAATGGGGAAGAAGAGTAGGATGGCAATGATGGAAAATGGCTCATCGTATACGTCACTTGGAGCATTGATTGAGGCGTTAGTaggtaattaa